A single Epinephelus lanceolatus isolate andai-2023 chromosome 22, ASM4190304v1, whole genome shotgun sequence DNA region contains:
- the klc2 gene encoding kinesin light chain 2, with product MSTMVYPREEALERLSQDEIVLNTKAVMQGLETLRGEHAQLLNSLLDCAQPPAAQEKSGLLRKSLEAIELGLGEAQVIIALSSHLSAVESEKQKLRAQVRRLCQENQWLRDELAGTQHKLQRSEQSVAQLEEEKKHLEFMNQIKKFDDDASPSEEKSQSAAGGGGGGGDTSKDSLDDLFPNDDDQGPAQPSGEVAAQQGGYEIPARLRTLHNLVIQYASQGRYEVAVPLCKQALEDLEKTSGHDHPDVATMLNILALVYRDQNKYKEAAHLLNDALAIREKTLGKDHPAVAATLNNLAVLYGKRGKYKEAEPLCKRALEIREKVLGKYHPDVAKQLNNLALLCQNQGKYDEVEYYYRRALEIYESKLGADDPNVAKTKNNLATCYLKQGKFKDAEALYKEILTRAHEKEFGSVNNDNKPIWMHAEEREESKGKRKDSGPYVEYGSWYKACKVDSPTVNTTLKSLGALYRRQGKLEAAETLEECASKSRKQGIDAINQSKVVELLKDGGAGGGDRRHSREGINGPGGQRGESEGDDSAEWNGDGNGSLRRSGSFGKLRDALRRSSEMLVKKLQGSGPQEPRNPGMKRASSLNFLNKSAEETTQDANSGLSDCRGLSASNVDLSRRSSLIG from the exons ATGTCCACCATGGTGTATCCACGTGAAGAAGCCCTGGAGAGACTGAGCCAGGATGAGATTGTGCTCAACACTAAGGCTGTCATGCAGGGCCTGGAGACACTGCGCGGCGAACACGCCCAGCTCCTCAACTCGCTGCTGGATTGCGCCCAGCCGCCTGCTGCCCAGGAGAAATCTGGGCTGCTCCGCAAGAGTCTGGAGGCCATCGAGCTGGGCCTGGGAGAGGCACAG GTGATCATCGCCCTGTCGAgccacctgagcgctgtggagTCGGAGAAGCAGAAGCTGCGCGCCCAGGTGCGCCGGCTCTGCCAGGAGAACCAGTGGCTGCGGGACGAGCTGGCGGGAACGCAGCACAAGCTGCAGCGCAGCGAGCAGAGCGTCgcccagctggaggaggagaagaagcacCTGGAGTTCATGAATCAGATCAAGAAGTTCGACGATGACGCCTCGCCCTCGGAGGAGAAGAGCCAGAGCGCTGCTGGTGGCGGTGGGGGTGGAGGAGACACTTCAAAGGACAGTCTGGATGACTTGTTCCCCAATGATGATGACCAGGGACCAG CCCAGCCCAGTGGAGAGGTAGCGGCCCAGCAGGGAGGCTACGAGATCCCAGCTCGTCTCAGGACGCTCCACAACCTGGTCATCCAGTACGCCTCGCAGGGGAGGTACGAGGTAGCCGTGCCGCTGTGCAAACAAGCCCTGGAGGACCTGGAGAAGACGTCTGGACACGACCACCCTGATGTAGCCACCATGCTCAACATCCTGGCTCTAGTGTACAG GGATCAGAACAAGTACAAAGAGGCAGCCCACCTCCTGAATGACGCCCTGGCCATCAGAGAGAAGACGCTGGGGAAGGATCATCCAGCTGTGGCCGCAACCCTCAACAACCTGGCTGTTCTGTACGGCAAGAGAGGAAAGTACAAGGAGGCTGAACCTCTCTGCAAGAGAGCGCTGGAGATCAGAGAGAAG GTGTTGGGGAAATACCACCCAGATGTAGCCAAGCAGCTGAACAACTTGGCCCTGCTGTGTCAGAACCAGGGCAAGTACGATGAGGTGGAGTACTACTACAGACGAGCCCTGGAGATCTACGAGTCCAAACTGGGAGCTGATGACCCCAATGTGGCCAAGACCAAAAATAACCTG GCTACGTGCTACCTGAAGCAGGGGAAGTTCAAAGATGCTGAGGCTCTGTACAAAGAGATCCTGACCAGGGCACACGAGAAGGAGTTTGGATCTGTCAACA ATGACAACAAGCCAATCTGGATGCacgcagaggagagagaggagagcaag GGTAAGCGCAAGGACTCTGGCCCGTATGTAGAGTATGGAAGCTGGTATAAAGCCTGCAAGGTGGACAG cccCACAGTGAACACAACCCTGAAAAGCCTGGGAGCTTTGTACCGTCGCCAGGGCAAACTGGAGGCAGCAGAAACACTGGAGGAGTGCGCCAGCAAGTCACGTAAACAG ggtATTGATGCCATTAACCAGAGTAaggtggtggagctgctgaaggacGGGGGAGCTGGAGGTGGCGACAGACGACACAGCAGGGAAGGAATCAACGGGCCAGGGGGACAGCGAGGGGAGAGCGAGGGCGACGACTCCGCTGAGTGGAACGGG GATGGTAATGGGTCTCTGCGTCGCAGTGGCTCCTTCGGGAAACTTCGTGACGCACTGAGAAGGAGCAGTGAGATGCTGGTGAAGAAGCTGCAGGGGAGCGGACCACAGGAGCCACGCAACCCAGG